The DNA region ATCCGCAAGTTCCTGGATGGCGGCATCGAGAAGGGCAAAGTCACCCCGGAGTTCCGCGATGCCACGCTCGCGCAACTGAGCGGTACCACGCGGATCGAGGACCTGGCGTCGTGCGATATCGTGATCGAAGCCATCATCGAGAACTTCGACGAGAAGAAGAAGACGTATGCCGCGGTCGAGGCCGTGGTCGCACCGCATACGCTCATCGCCTCGAACACCTCCTCGCTCTGCATCACGGAATTGGCGGCGGCGACCACCCGTCCCGACAAGTTCGTCGGCCTGCACTTCTTCAACCCGGTACCGTTGATGAAACTGGTCGAGGTGGTGAAAGCCCTGTCGACCACCGACGAGAGCTTTAAGCAGGCGTACGCCTTCGCGCAGTCACTTGGCAAGGAGCCCGTGACCGCGCCCGATCGCCCCGGCTTCATCGTCAATCGGCTGCTCGTCCCGTACCTGCTCGACGCGATTCGCGCGTACGAGCACGGACTTGGCACCATCGAGGATATCGACAAGGGCATGGCGCTTGGCTGCGGCTATCCGATGGGACCCTTCACGCTGCTCGATTTCGTGGGACTGGACACCACGTATTACATCGCCAACATCATGTTCGAGGAGTTCAAGGAGCCGGCCTATGCCGCGCCGCCGCTCCTCAAGCGCATGGTGCTCGCGGGCCGATGCGGTCGCAAGACAGGCCGCGGGTTCTACAACTACTCGTAGCGGGCGGGTGCGATGGAAACGCTGATCCGGCAGTTGCTCGAACAGCTTGGAGAGGACCCTGGCAGGGAAGGTCTGTTGGATACGCCGAGGCGTGTCGCCAAGGCG from Acidobacteriota bacterium includes:
- a CDS encoding 3-hydroxybutyryl-CoA dehydrogenase; the protein is MEIRTVGVLGCGLMGSGIAQVSAQAGYKTIVREVEQSLLDRGFGRIRKFLDGGIEKGKVTPEFRDATLAQLSGTTRIEDLASCDIVIEAIIENFDEKKKTYAAVEAVVAPHTLIASNTSSLCITELAAATTRPDKFVGLHFFNPVPLMKLVEVVKALSTTDESFKQAYAFAQSLGKEPVTAPDRPGFIVNRLLVPYLLDAIRAYEHGLGTIEDIDKGMALGCGYPMGPFTLLDFVGLDTTYYIANIMFEEFKEPAYAAPPLLKRMVLAGRCGRKTGRGFYNYS